The genomic stretch caggctccaggctctgagcggtcagcacagagcccgacgtggggctcgaactcccggactgcgagatcgtgacctgagccgaagtcggatgcttaaccgactgagccacccaggcgccccagcattctCTCATTCTTAATGGGCTGAGTGATGACTCAGTTGACAGAGATGACTGTCTCACACAGTACTGTGCAATGGtcgcccctgcccaccccccacccccaacgccCGTTTTCCATCTTACTATCTGCCTTCATGCACGTTGAAAGCATCCTTCACAAAATAAGTCCTGCCTCTActccttttttggggggtcaTTATAAAGGTAGTATTCAAACAACAACTTAATATGTTTCTAGGACAAACAAATTTGTCCTATTTGTTAGCGTGTCAcgtttcataatattctcctataatcctttgtatttctgtgatgtggGTTATTATTtaccctccttcatttctgattttatttatgcGAGTCCTCTCTGTTTCTTGATGaatcaaacaaatggaaagatatgccaTGCTCATTGATTGGGTGAATTAATGTTGTTGAAATATCCACAGTACACAAAGTAaactatagattcaatgcaatccttatcaaaacacCAATAGCATTCTtcatagaacaaataatcctaaaatttgtatggaaccaaatagcctaaacaatcttgaaaaagaagaacaaagctggaggttccacaatcccaggtttcaagatatactagaaagctgtagtaattagaacagtatggtcctggcacaaaaacagatatagATCAGcagaacaggatagagagccgAGATGTAAATCCACACcaatatggttaattaatctgtgacaaaggaggcaagaatatacaccGGGGGtaagatggtctcttcaataaatgctactgggaaaactggagagcaacatgaaaaagaataaaagctagaccactttcttacatcatacacaaaaataaactcaggctacattaaaggcctaaatgtgacacctgaaaccatcaaacttctaaaagaaaacatacacagcAACCTCGTTgatattggccatagcaactcATTTTTGGATACGTCTCCTCAggtgagggaaacaaaaccaaaaataaactaccgggactccatcaaaataaaaaacttttgcgcaacaaaggaaacaatcaacaaaacaaaaaaagcaacctagggaatgggagaagatatttataaattatatttctgataaaggattaatatccaatgtacataaagagcttatacaactcaacatcagaaacacaaacaatccaatttttaaaaatgggcagaggacccaaatagacatttttccaaagaagacatacaaatggccaacagacacatgaaatgacgctcaacatcactcatcagggaaatgcaaatcaaaaccacaatgagatatcaccccgtgccagtcagaatggctagtattaaaaagacaagaaacaacaagtgttcgcaaggatgtggagaaaaaggaaccctcatgcactgttggtgggaatgccaattggtgcaaccactatggaaaacagtatgaaagttcctcaaaaaattaaaagtagaaccaccatatgatccagtaatcccactactgggtatttgccaaaagaaaattaaactaataatttgataagatacatgcacccctatgtttataacagtattatttacaatagccaagatatagaaacaacctaaatgttcatcgataaatgaatggataaagaagatgtgatatatataacccggcgataaaaaagaatgagattttatcatttttgacAACGTGGATGTTACCTAGAGGgtttatgataagtgaaataagtcaggcagagaaaggcaaatactatatgatttcatgcatatgtggaatctaaaatgaaataaaaatggctcagtaggttaagcgtctgacttcggctcaggtcatgatctcgcagttcacgagttcaagccccgcatcgggctccgtgctgacagctcagagcctggagcctggttctgattatgtgtctccctctctctctggccctcccctgcttgcattctctctgtctctctctctcaaaaacaaataaacacattaagtaaaagaatttaaaaatgaaacaaataaaaacccaaatggactcttaaatagagaacaaactggtggttgtcagaggggaggtgggtgggaggaaggtgaaatagatgaaagggattaagaggtacaaacttccagttataaaatacgTATGTTATGGACAGGAATAGTACcacatagggaatacagtcaagcatattgtaataatgttatattatgacagatggtgactatgcTTATCCTcgtgaacactgagtaatgtgtagaattgttgaatcaatatgttgtattCCTGAAAtgaacataacattgtatgtcaattataaaaATACCACTTCAGTAAAAAATACTGCTGAAATAGTCAAGCCCCGAGCATATACCCACCGTCTCCTGGTTAGGAAACTCACACCTATAGAACCTAAATgaagcaaaatataataatatgacTTAGTAAAAAAGGAATGAGAATGATATGGAAATGGTCTGTGGGCTTAGGAAACCAAAGATCTTCTGGGGGAACTGTTGGAAATGTTTTAAGAAGCATTTAATCactaaatagttttaaaactttattgtCAAAGAGGGCTCTCAGGAggcttcaaagaagaaaagaaaaatattacagttTTTCCCCTGAATTCTATATGTTCTGAAATACCGTATCGTGAACACCACTCGACTCATAAATGGAAGCTCGGTGTGCTCCTCAGGGTCAAATTCCGGTTTGTAAGACTTTCATTTTTCTAACTCCTCACCAATAGGAGTGTCCATTAGGCCACAGCAGGTCTTTGAGGCCACAGGTCAAAACTCATTAAAGTTCTGGAACACAAGTGCTtcgtttcttgttttttaattgccAATCTCCACTTCTTTATTGCCAGTTACCTGGAACCCGCATTTATTTCCAGAATGGTCCTTTGAGTCACCTGCTTTCTAAATACGGGGACATCCCTGAGCAAAAGATGCTACCCCAGAAAGAACAAGCAAGTATATTCGGACAAATGACTTGTGCAGCCTGGCATAAAAAATCTGCTGTGCCTAGCTGTGCTTCCTTGAACTAATTATGGCAACTGATAGGAACCTCAGTGCATGACCGAATGTACGTGGCGCTCACTCCGTGTACAGTCATGTACCGGTGTCTGGATATGTATCTATAGGCATTTGCACGCACATGTTTATGTACACGTATCTATATGGTTATGAAACGCTGCTACCCACGTCAAGTTACCCTGCAAAAACCCGTTGGGAAAATGAACTCCCGACAGGATTTATGCTGAGTGGGTCATGTACGTCCAACTCATCACTAATTCACCCTTTCCTGCAAAACACAAATGAGAGGCAACCCTGAAGTGCGATGACTGGAGGAGACAGGGCATATGATAAAAATGCTCagtgaaaaactgaaacaaaacggCAAATCATACTACACCACACCTTAAATAGTCAGTTAATGTACATTAATGTTAGCACAGGAAAGAAACAGGCCTCTGTGGATCGTTGATGGAGAGCCATGCATGGGAAATACTATGCCCTCTCGCCTGGTCCCCTGCTTCCTGTCCAATCTCCTGTCTCATCTCTTCCCCTTTTGCTCTTGGGGGCCCCAGGCACAGGGGGTCCCCTGCAGTTATTCAAATGCTGCGCATTCTTTCGCTCAGGGGTCCTTACAAACACCATTTCACTCCTTCCTGTGGGTGTGGCTTCATTTGAGTGATCTTTTACAGTTTAGACTAAGAGGAGCTTGTACATTGGTTTTAATTGTCACCTTATCATGTATGACAGTTCTTTGAAACGTTTACCAGTTTGTTGGGTCAAACCTACTGTAATAATAGCATTGTCATTTTCATCTGTCTTGTATAAAATACTAGCTGATGATAACATTAGTGGGCTTAAATTTTTGAATTAGGCTTGCTTCTCGGAATAAATTGTACTTAAAATTGTAATGGGGGTTTTAGACTCTTAAGATATGGTTAGAATCATTTACCTAAATTAATTAGGATGTTTTTATCATgtcacatttcttattttaattatttattcttgagaggaagaaagagagagagagagaaaactgacgtggggcttgaactcacaactgtgagatcgtgacctgagccgaaatcaggagtcagacgcctaaccgactgagccacccaggagccctgtcacttatttttttttatttagaaaagcattatgtaaaatatgtgtcaggtatttattttattttttaaaattccgcACACAGcgttctgttagtttcaggtgtgtaacacagtgattcaacaattgtatatgtgactcagtgctcatcataagtgtactctttacctccttaggaattttttttgagtttatttattaattttgagagagacagagacagcatgagagagggaggggcagagagcgaaggagagagagagaatcccaagcaggccctgcatggggctccaactcccaaaaccatgagatcacgacctgagcggaaaccaggAGCCtcgggcttaactgactgaggcatcccgGTGCCCCTCCCCTTAGGAAATTTTACATCAAAATTTGCAAGTAAATTGCGTGTGCGTTTTTTAACATCTTTGTCAAGTTTTCATATCAGTTTACATACGAGTTCCAAAGCTTTCCATCCCTGTCCACTTCCGTTCAAATAGCTTTCATCCTTCCCCTTGCATAGTTTGAAGGATTCACAAATCATTGAGAACTGCTCTTTATGGGAGATAAATCTTTCAGTTCTTCCTACAGTAAATGGCCACTTTTATACTTTGCCACCAATTCTGATCATGTATAGTGTCCTTGAGATGCACACATTTAACCaaaaattctgaattattttacatAGCACATTATATAGTTTAAGCATTAttgcgtgtatgtgtatatatatacgtacacaacttatatttatatgtaaatatataaatattaaaatatatataaatatataaaatatagatatatgtatacatatgtgtgtatatatataatatacgtgtgtgtatatatatgtgtgtgtgtgtgtgtgtgtatatatatatatatatatatatttttttttttttttttcctggacagaTTTACCTGATGAAAaacctgaggcacagacaggtagGTAAATGTTTGTCCCAGGTCACACACCTGGTAAGCAGCAGATACTGGATTCTGCTGTAGGCCAAGGGGTTGCAGACCACATTTTCACTGTTGTATTATGCTGCCTCTGAATGTGCATTCTCAGTGCCATTATTTTACCGTATGTCTATCTTTATACTTATTTGATATAGCATCAATCTAAGGAGCATGAGCTATCCTGCTGTTTTGGACGGTTTTCTCGGATTTCTAATAATTTTGCTTTATACGTTTCAAAGGCATGGTATTCGGTACATAAAACTTCATGACATTTATGTCTTTCTTAGACATTTGTACCTTTTTCCttacaaaataattctttttccccATCTAATAATTGTTGCTTTGAGTTATACTCGATCCCTACAAATGTTGTTACCTGTCGAAACGTATTTATCTTTGTCCGGTATCTATTTCTAACTTCTCTGCTCTTTTAAGTTACAAGTGACGGTTCTTGTTTTCATTATCTGAGATTCTTAGTCTCACAGCATCtttagagtttttattatttaattttatgccttttagctctttttcctctgcttttactTGTTCAGCGTTTCTAGCTCTATCTCCCCCAATTATCCGGGAATTTTATATgataatttttctgttaaaaacatTTAGTATTCAGTCACGTTCCTAACACCAATGATACTAATGAAAAGAACGCGGGCATCCTAGCCCCCGTCTCTGCTCTTCCATGGCCAACCTTGTGAGAAGTTATGTGTGTCCATCCAGTCCCTTTCCTGGCACTTTACTGATGTTTATGAACACATGTCTCTATTCTTTTCCTCGTAAACAGTATTAATTATGgccatttttttggggggggcataCTTGGTTTATTTAGCAGTGTGGTTAAACAcagctcattctttttaatggaaataaataatttgtgtgGACATTCattccaaaattaatttaaacattttctttttgatgggCATTCaagatgtttccattttttttctattacacaCAAGCCTACAGTGAACGTCTTAGACTATGCAATTTTGTGCGTGCGGTAACCAGGATGCTTTCATAGACCTGAGATCTATGCCTTCGAAGAGGGCTTTGTGCTCAGAAGAGGTCCCTTTTtagtttaatgctctgctgtcgctaaattgaaaaattttttaaagaatatttatttattttgagagagagagagagagaaggtgcatgTGGGccagtagaggaggggcagagagagagagggagagagagaatcctaaacaggctctgcaggTCAGTGTGCAGCCCGAggcggggttcaatcccatgaactgcgagatcatgacctgagccaaaatcaagagtcacatgcctaatcgactaagccatccaggcaccccgctATGTTGAAGTTCTTAATCATATTTAAACAAGGTTCCTGAGTTTTCCTTTTGCACGGGGCCCTGAATTTAAGTAGCCAGTGACGTGGTAGTCTTTCTGCAAGACTGAAATAGAATTTCCAGGTCAAGGGGTGCGTTCTTCTACGATATTTTGTAGGTCCTGTCCAACGGCCTTCTTCCATGCAATGCCCACCAACACAAGGTGTTTCACGGTCCTCtattcatattaaattttttgcCAACCCAATGCACGCAAAACATCTGATAGTTACTACCTCATTCTTCACTACTATTCCATTGTCACTTAGTTTGTTCTCCCTGAAGAGTAGTGCAGGTGACATCTTAATACACTCGGGTGAATTGCCTTGGACCCTCCGtgtcttttaaaagttttgattGAGGTAGAGTTGACATCCAATGCTACCTTAGTCGACGATGtataacacagtgatttgacaagtctctACGTGAATGCTGTGCCCACAAGTGTGGCACCATCCAACGCTATTCCCATACCACTGGCTATATTCCCTGCGCTGTATTTTCATTCTCCTGACTTACTCATTtcctaactggaagcctgtacctcccactccccatgCACCCATTTTGCttatccccccacctcccttcccctctgtcagccaccagtttgttgtctgtatttatgtGATCCTCagtgtcttctttttaattttgttttttcattatttgaagagagggagagcaagcaagcaggggaggttcagagagagggagagagagagaaccccaagcagactccaagccggtagcacagagccccacttgggggctggaacccaggaattgtgagatcacgaactgCGGGGAAGACAGGattcggatgcctaaccgacagGCGCCCCCTGACGCTCAGGGTCGTAATTGTTTTTCTATGCATGTTGTATCTCTCACCTTTGTGATGCTCGGTGACAGGAAGACGCTTGGTCCTACTAGGTGCCGAGTGCTCGTGCGCGGGTCTTGCAGGTCAGGGAAGAGAAGGATCTGGAACAAGCTGGGTGGCCGGAGACGCGGGAACACAGTGGCTGGATCTTGGGAGTGTCAGGCATCTGCTTCATTCCAAGCCCAAACTTAACAGGAAGGCGCGTATTCACCCCGAAGGCAGGGCCGGAGGCAAGCCTGGCTGACCAGCTGGGCTCTCCTCCCATAAGGGACACCTGGGAGCCTTGCAGGCCGGAGGAGCGGGGGACCCCGCCAGGCGTGTTGCCACCTTCAGGCTGCCAATCTCAGGACGGTTTAGAGCTGTGGGAGCCGCGACGCAGCGGGCTGTGCAGACGTTTGGGGCGTGCCCTGGGCGCCAGAGGCCgggcctctccccgcccccacccgcccccgAAGGTTCAAGGACGGCCGGGTGGGGGTGTACTGCGCAGGCACGCGCTGCTCAGGTCGCGGAGCCGCGAGCGTGACCGGGGAGGCGCCTGGAGAGGCCGGGTCACGGAAACCGGTCGGTGGGGTACCGGCTTCTACCTGATTCCAAGTCCAAATCGGGTAAGTGTTCACGTGCTACCCGAAAGCTGGAGCCTCGAGGGGGCTGTggtcggggagggggggcgccCGGCGGCCCAGTGCGATAagcggttaagcatcggacttcagctctgggtcctgatctcacggtccgtgggttcgagccccgcgtcgggctctgcgctgaccgcttggagcctggaacccgcttcggttctgtctctctctcaaaaataacaaaccttaaaaaaaaaaaaaaaggaaagaaagaaagagctttgGTTGCATGGGGTGGTGGGATGCCTCCACCCAGAAGGGTAGAGATGTGTTGGGGGACCCACCGCAGCTCCACAAACCCCCACGACCCCAGCGGCCCCGGGAGAGTCGACAGGGTGCATACTGCGCATGTGCGAGCCTGGGCTGCCCGGGGCGCCCAGAAACCGCCAAGCTTGCGGGTGTAGGGAGAGGCCTGGCCCCGGGTCtctgagggggctgggggccgtgGGCAGGGGGGTTCCAGGCGTCTACCCAATTCCCAGCCGTCTCTTGCTCTCATGTGCACATTGAACCTAGAGCGGACCTCGCAGCAGGTACACTTGCAGGTGAACTTCCTTGCCAGGGTGGGGCCTGGCTGACGGGCGCGGGGACCAGGAGACCCCTGGGAGCCTTGATGGCCGGGGAGGCTAGTCCAAATGGGGGCCGACTGGCCGACTTTAAAGCAGCCCCCTCAGAGGGACTTACGGGGCGGGCTCCCTCTGCCCTAGAATTCCTGCAGGGGTTTGTTGTAGTCGTTGTAACCTGGACGGGGTGACTTCATCTTTCTTAGCCTCGGTTTACGTATCTGTCCAATGGGAATAATTGCGGTCCGGCACTCAGGGGGCTGTTGTGAGGAGTAAACGAAATCTATATGGTGCTGACTTTTCCCAGCCACAGAATTTAGCGAGTTTTCTCTCCTCCCAGTTCCTAAAATGGCTTTTTTCCAAAccctttttttcctgctgttgTAAAATAGGGTGGAAAGCAAATATACATCCATCTTAGAAGTAACCAGAATGGGTGGCCCAATTTCGCTTTTACCTGGGAAGGCATGTTTCAATTGTAGAAAGCATATGCCCTCTAGATAAAGGTGATAACCCAGAATTTCTAAGAAAAgcggaagggggtgggggtgcagggaccTGCATTTTGAAAACCGCTGGCAGAGATTCCAATATAGGTGGTTCACACACCACCCTTGAGAAGTGCTGTCTCGGGAGCCGAGTTTGACCTAATAGTTTCTGGTGATGTTTAAAGGACAATAACAAAACAGGTAACTGCTTTAGAGCTGCTTGAGTTTGCCTTTCCAGGTAAATTGGCAaatcctcttccctcttcttacCACCTGCCTTTCCACCAGTCTCTATATGATGTGTGTACTTTAGATATTCCAGACCTTACAGATTAGTACCGTTTGCTCATGCTGCTTTCTTTCTTGGAATGTCATatcctctgtttctccttcaggCAAGCTCCTGCCCATGCATCAAGGCCCTACCCAAAACCTCCATCCCCTCTGGGGGGTGTTTACTGCCATCATCAGGCAGGATCCAGTGTTTTTCTCTTGGTGTTTTTATAGCCCGCAGCACTTGTCCTGTGAATTAAAAtctttgtttatatgtatataaagcacaggattatgcatatatatatctcAGGATTAAGCTGTGGCctgcttgagggcagggaccacagcctgttcatctttttatttttagcatctgAGGTAGAAAATTGCCACCGATGCGTAGTCTTTACCTGTGCTGACGGACTGTGGTCATCCGTCTATTTTCCACTTCCACGTTAGGACTCATGCTCGAATTTTCTCCCTGTGCTGTAGTTACTTCTTTTCTACTCAGGGCTCTGATGCTAACAAGCTTGTTTCCAACATAGAGGacttgcacctgctgttccctctgccaggaaagTTGTGCTCGTGGGGCTTCTTGTGGCTTATTTCCTTCTCATTCAATTCAGTCTCTGCTCAAATAGCCCGTCCACGGACAGGGCTTTCCTGGCCACCCATTCTGAAGCGGTCACTGCCCTACAGATCACCCTCTAACCTTGGCCTGATTAATTTTCCTTATGGTACTCCTCATCTGAaattctcctctgtgtgtgtgtgtgtgtgtgtgtgtgtgtgtgtgtgtgtgtgtgtgtgcgcatacatatacatatcctTTCTCCATAGAAAGGACAGCGGCTTGTTCATTTTTGTAGCCTTAGCATAAAACAAGGACCTGGTGCAGATAGGGACTTGTTGCATTTCGTTGAATCCGTAACGTTTGCTCTTTTGTAGACAGGAATCCAACGAACGATCCAGTCTCTGTAACAGTTACAGTAGATGCTTGGTGCCCAGGCAAACTTCCCTTAACCACAACCCACTCCCCCAGTTTCCACTGGCTGGTGAAGGCTCACAGCTGTCTCCCCTGAAGACTGGGAGTGCCCGGAACGGGAGATTATACATTTCTTCTCCTGGGGCCGACCGTAGCCAATAGCTAACTGGTGTGGATGTGCAAAAggccagcacccccaccccggaCTTTAGGCGCGGGTGTTGCCGCAGTTTATTTATGTCTTACAGCCCCCTGTGGAAGAGGTCACAGCTAGGATTTCCAGAGACCCCATCTGGATTCCTCgtttcttccctgcccctccattgtcctcctcccttctctttctcacagATTTCTCTTGAGAGCTCTTGCCCAGTGAATCATTTGTATCTGAATCCCTGTCTCTGGTTCTGCTTCTAGAGAGCCTAACCCAAGACAGTGGTGTTCCTTGGCGGCATGTAAGACCAGAGTCGGTGTCTTTGTTCGTAAGGGGGTTGCAAAGTAAAAACACAGCCGCAGAGCTGTCAGGAAATCTACCATGGATGTTTTTCACGTCCTGGTGGCCAAATTCCCTGTCTCATGTGAGGTAAAGCAGTTCCGATTCACACAGTTCTAACTTTGGCCTCCAGTATCAGCGGCCTGACTCGTGGGCTATTTCCTGATTTTCTAAGTGCTAAAGGCCTTGAGGTTATTATTTTCTTCCGTAAACACTACGTGCCTGGCACTGAGTTAGATGGAGGAGTTTCAGTGTGAATAAGATCGGCAGTCTGGAGGCGGAGTCCCGACGATCAAACCATCAGTGGTCGTTTGCTCGATCTCTGCTTGGGACAGTGTGGCTCTGAGTCAAGGCTCTGGGGCCAGAAAGCCTGGTTCTAAATCGAGGTTCAGGCTCTTCCCGGCAGTGCGGCTCTCCACGTGTGTTTCAACTTCACGAACCTCGTTTTTTCTCCCTCCGGAAAACACACCTGCTTTATCGGGCTGATCTGAAGACTCAACCACTCAGCCTGGCAGGTGATAAGAGCTGAGTAGGCGCTGGCAGTGAGTGCTGGCACAAGAGTCTTTGTCCCTGAAGAACTGTGCTTCGTCTGGTAGTGTGGCCACCGTTGCGGATTCCCCACAAATCGAGAAATCGCCATTGGACCAGGGGACGGAACATCTGGGAGCTTTTGGAGGTAAAGCCTGGAATATCAGTGGATTAACATAACCGTATCTATAAATGTATTGAAAAGCAggcacgtggggcgcctgggtggctcaggtcgtgatctcgcgtgatctcgcgtgatctcgcgtgatctcgcgtgatctcgcgtgatctcgcgtgatctcgcgtgatctcgcgtgatctcgcgtgatctcgcgtgatctcgcgtgatctcgcgtgagttcgggccccgcggcgggctctgggctgacggctcggagcctggagcctacttccgattctgtgtctccctctctctctctgcccctcccccgctcatgctctgtctctctctgtctcaaaaataaataaaaaaaaaaagttaaaaaaaaaaaaagcagacacgCTAATTATAGCACTTGTGGTTTAGATGGCATTAAAAGACCATTTGTAACAGGAAAATAATCAAGAGTTAAAAAGGACTCTTCTGCAGATTTGAAAAcaatgcttcattttattttagcagcGGCCTCCAGAAAATAGTTGCAGGGGGAGGGTCATTTGTAAGCCTCTGGTCTAAAGTCTATCTCAGCCGTGAGCCTTGTTTCT from Panthera uncia isolate 11264 chromosome C2, Puncia_PCG_1.0, whole genome shotgun sequence encodes the following:
- the LOC125921673 gene encoding uncharacterized protein LOC125921673, coding for MYNTVPSARARVLQVREEKDLEQAGWPETREHSGWILGVSGICFIPSPNLTGRRVFTPKAGPEASLADQLGSPPIRDTWEPCRPEERGTPPGVLPPSGCQSQDGLELWEPRRSGLCRRLGRALGARGRASPRPHPPPKVQGRPGGGVLRRHALLRSRSRERDRGGAWRGRVTETGRWGTGFYLIPSPNRIESMFQTLSSGILEASLLGHSSPDWVTEHPSLASCELHGPPRGTRI